The Pseudomonas viciae genomic interval CCTCGACCACACCAGCTACGTCGGCGGCAACGATACGAACTTCCCGCTCATCTTCAATTGGCCGGTGGTCCAGGGCCATTACTTCAGCGAGGCCGATGAGCGCAGCGCGGCCGCAGTCGCGGTGATCGGTCACAAGGTCCGGCAGAAACTGTTCAAGGACGTCGCCGACCCCATCGGCCGCTACATCCTGATCGAGAACATGCCGTTCCAGGTGGTTGGCGTACTGGCAGAGAAAGGCGCCAGCTCCGGGGACTCGGACGCCGACAACCGCATCGCCGTGCCCTACTCCGCCGCCAGCGTGCGACTGTTCGGCAGTCGTCATCCCGAGTACGTGGTGATCGCCGCCAAGGACGCGGGCAAGGTCAAGCAAGCCGAACAAGCCGTCTCCCGAACGCTGTTGCGCCTGCACGACGGCAAGCAGGATTTCGAACTGACCAACAACGCCGCAATGATCCAGGCCGAGGCCCGCACCCAGGGCACGCTGTCGCTGATGCTCGGCGCCATCGCCGCGATTTCGCTGTTGGTGGGCGGCATCGGGGTGATGAACATCATGCTCATGACCGTGCGCGAACGGACCCGCGAAATCGGTATCCGCATGGCCACCGGCGCTCGCCAGCGCGACATCCTGCGCCAGTTCCTCACCGAAGCGGTGATGCTCTCGGTGGTTGGCGGGCTGGCCGGTATCGGCCTGGCCCTGCTGGTGGGCGGCGCATTGCTGCTGGGCAAGATCGCCGTGGCGTTCGAATGGCTGGCGGTGTTCGGCGCCTTCGGCTGCGCCCTGGTCACCGGCGTCGTCTTCGGTTTCATGCCGGCCCGCAAGGCCGCCCGCCTCGACCCGGTCGCGGCCCTCACCAGTGAATGAACCTCATCCTATGAAAGCGCACTTGACCCTCCTGGCGACCGGCCTGTTACTGGCAGCCTGCGCCAGCCCGTTGCCGGCCCCGGACAGCGGCATCCAGCCGCCAGCGGCCTGGCAAAACCTCGATACCCCCAGCACTCGGGCAGATAACCAGCAATGGTGGACGCAGTTCGGCAGCCCGCAATTGAACCGGCTGATCGAACAAGCGCGCCTGGACAGCCACGACCTCGCCGCCGCCATGGCCCGGGTGCGCCAGGCCCAGGCCAGTGCCGTCATTGCCGGCGCGCCACTGCTGCCGGAAATCAGGGCCGGGCTCAACGGCAATCGCCAGGAGTTGTTGCGGGGCAAGGGCTACAGCCAGCTGGACGTGGATCGGAACAACCGCACCATCGATTACTACGACGCCAACCTCAGTGCCAGCTATGAGCTGGATTTCTGGGGCGGCAAACGGGCGGCCCGGGACAGTGCACTGAGCACGCTCTCGGCCAGCCAGTTCGACCGCGCGACGGTGGAGTTGACCTTGCTCAGCAGCGTCGCCAATAGCTACACCCAGGCACTGTCCCTGAACGAACAACAGCGCATCGCCGAACTGAACCTGGCCAACGCCCAACGCGTGCTTGACCTGGTGCAGACCCGCTACGACGCCGGCAGCGCCACGGCCCTGGAACTGTCCCAGCAGAAAAGCCTGGTGGCAGCCCAGCAACGCCGATTGCCCCAGGTGCAGCAACAAGCCCGGGACGCCTTGATCACCCTGGCGGCGCTGCTGGGGCAACCGGTGCAATCGGTCAGGCTCGACGCTGAAAACTTCGACCGTTTGCACTGGCCGTCCATCGACGCCGGAGTCCCCAGCGACCTGCTGCGCCGTCGCCCCGACATCGCCGCCGCCGAAGCCCGCCTCAGCGCCGCCCAGGCCGACATCACCGTGGCCCGCGCCGCCATGTTGCCCTCCGTCACCCTGGGCCTGAGCCTGGGCACTGGCGCCGACATCGCCGACCAGTTGCTGCGCAACAACTTCTACAACCTCACCGCCGGCTTGGCCGCGCCAATCTTCAACAACGGCCGCCTGAGCGCCGAACGCGACCGAGCCACCACGCGCCAGGAAGAACTGCTGGAACTCTACCGCGCCGCCATCATCAACGGCTTCGCCGACGTCGAAAAAGCCCTGAACAGCATCCACGGCCTGGACCAGCAACGGCAGTGGCAAGCCGAAGAACTGCACCAGGCCCAGACCGCCTTCGACCTCGCCCAGAGCCGCTACCAGGCCGGGGCTGAAGATTTGCTCACGGTGCTGGAAACCCAGCGCACGCTGTATGCCGCCCAAGACATGAACGTGCAACTAAGGCTGGCGCGGGTGCAGGCGAGTGTGGCGTTGTATAGGGCGTTGGGTGGAGGTTGGGAAGTGATGTAAGGCTAAAGCCAAGTGACATCATGGCGAGGGAGCTTGCTCCCTCGCCACAGATAACTCCCCTCTTCATAAAGGGTGTTCGGCTTTGATTCTGTTTATCCGGTCATGTAGGACTCTCGAGCGAGGCTACGTTGCCTTGCGCCGTTACCTACAACTGCGCCAGAATCCGCCGGCTTGTGCGCCTGGCACCCCGTCGATAACTTGTTCCCCGTCACTGCTCATCAGTGATCGGGTCTGCAAGCCCGACGAATACCAGGCGCATAGCCGAAGCCAATCGACACGTTCGTGTTCGTTTCATGGCGGCTGTGTGCGGGAGACCTTCGGGTCTGCCGGGTTCCTGGTTTCCCGGTCTTGCAGACCCGCGCATAGCTGCCACCCCATCATCTGCAAGTGATGTCTGGCAGCGTCCTTTGAATAATCAGGAGCTGCACCATGTTCAAGATCACCCCCAATCCCCCGGAAGACAATTCAAAGAAACTCAACGAAGCCGCCGACCGCGCCCTCGCCTTTTACCTCGACCCCAAATCTGAAAACCCCATTCCACCGCCGGGCCAGTTGTTCACCGTGGCGGAAGGTGCGGACCTGGAATGCCTGCTGGCCAACCTCAGCGAAACCCTGGCTTCGGTCAACGTCATGGCCAACGAACTGGCATTTGATTTGGAAGGCACGCGACGAAGTTTTGCCCTGGGGATCCAACAGATGGTCGAGCTGAGTGAGTTGCTGGCGAACCGCGCCCTGGACATCGCCGCGCCGCGTTAACGCCTCGCACTAACCTCAAGCCAAGTGACATTTGTGGCGAGGGGATTTATCCCCGTTGGGCTGCGCAGCAGCCCCATTAGCCCGCACCTCGGTGTGTCAGATTTTTTTGAGTGAGCTGGTTTTGGAGCTGCTTCACGCCCAACGGGGATAAATCCCCTCGCCACAACGTCTTTGATCGCTGGCCCTCATCCGCAACAGCGACATCGCTTGCAGTTTAAAGTCGGCCATACGACTAATACCGATAAGTCAGCAGCCCGCCCGGTTGGGCGGGCTCCTTATTCAAGGCAGTATCAGTTGTTTATTTTTTCATCCAGCCAGACGTCATTCGTAGGACCGTGGAATCGGTAGCCGAACGGTAGCGCTAAAAACCTCACCAAGTCTGGTCGACTTACCGAGACATGCTGGGTATGAACCGTCTTCAGATTTTTTACATCCCCATCAAATCTGTCCGTGGTTAGCCACCAACCTGACATATGCTCGGGAGAGGGGTAGCGTACTCCGTCAGCAGGATCGCCTTCCAAGATGCCATCTGAGATCACAATCATCTGGTCGAAGGTCGGTGCGGCGTAGTCCGCGCCGGCCCTCTCACACACCGCATGCTGTTCGGCCCAAAGTCTCAGCGTGGTGCTGATGCCTGGTACATAAACTCCAGTCACCGGTGACTGCTCAAAAAACAACAACTCTCGTTTGTCGTTCAGATGCATCTTCGTGACCCAACATCCATATCCCAAAGTTTCGTCTGGAGCGACCCTATAGCCCGCTTCAACATAGCGAACGACGAGATCGATGAAATCGATGGCTCCTTCTTTCAGACCAGGGTCATCGACCACGATGCTGATCTCATAGTCAAACCGCTCCGCAAGTCCCTCGGTTTTCAATGTCAGACCCGCGCCTGTTTCTATACTGCTGATGTTCATTGATTGCACTCGTAGCACCATGCACTTGCCCCCTGGGCACAACTGCAACCCAGACAGTGTGGGTAAAGTCGCTGCTCATCCCCAGCCGGGTTCAGCCCGTGGCCGGTTGATGATCAAGTATGTAGTTGCCGCTTTTTAGTGCCTGGATCAGTTTTGCGCAAGTATGACAGGCGTGGTAATTTTGTATTCAGTTCTCAAAAGTTTTGTCGTGTAGCTTTATCGCCTCTTCTAGAGAGGGCCACCATTGGCAGCGAGATAAAGGACTCTCCTCCATAAAAAGCTCCATCGTATTTCTCAGGGCATTTAACTGATACTCATGCGCCAAAGGCAGACGGAAGAATTCAACGTTTTGAACGCAGTACTTGCCACTATTTAGATCTTCAAAGCAAAAATAAACAGCAAGAGTATGTGAATCCATGGCTTTCCATACTTCATGAGATCTTAACACTTCTCCTCCGTTAATCTGTTGCCCCCACTTACCGCTAGCAACCGATCGATTAGTATTTGCACGGTATTTTTAAGCTGCGATACAGTATCCCCTCTACTATCAGTAATTACCACTTTGTTCCTCTTGACGTTAATATTGTGTCCCGTACCGTTATCAACATAGTGACGCCCTCCTTCAACAATCCTATTAGATCAGTAATGGTGCTCGGCTCTGTTTATCCGGCCATGTAGGACTCCCGAGCGAGGTTACGTTGCCTTGCGTCATTGCCTACAACTACGCCAGAATCCGCCGGCTTGTGCGCTTGGCTCATGACTTTTACTGTTCCCAGGTCACTGATTTCAGCGATCGGGTTTGGTAGCCCGCGAGTCAACTAGGCGCAAGCGCCACCTTCTACAGATGCTCTCTCGCGTCTGTGTCATGGTGGCCGTGCGCAGGGCGTCTTCGGGCGCGCCGGGTTCCTAGTGCTCCGGTCTACCAACCCGCGTACGGCCGCCACCCAATCGTTTGGTAGCGATGGTGTCGGCTCCTGAAAATCAATACTAGGAGTTACACCATGTTCAAGATCACTCCCAATCCCCCGGAAGACGATTCCAAGAAACTCGACGAAGCCGCCGACCGCGCCCTCGCCTTCTACCTCGATCCCAAGCCTGAAACACCCCATCCGCCACCGGGTCAGTTGTTTACCGTAGCGGAAGGCGCGGACCTGGAATGCCTCTGCCAAACGCGCAGTCGGTAGCGGATTACGAAGCCTTGTTGCCGTGGAACTGCCCACCGGAAATGCCACGGTAAACGGGAAACGCACCTGCTGATAGGTGTACTTCGTGGATCGGATACGTTCCGTCCACGCCACGTAGCGGCTGGACAGGTTGTCCGCCGCTACAGCCGAACTCGTATCCGAATGTCAGACCTCGTCGCCTGCTGGTAACTCTTTCTCGGAACGAGCAATCAATTCTTCAATACCAAGCAAGAACTTTTCCAGGTCAAATTCTTCCTTCTCTGACAGCTTCGTCCCCGCGTTTAGCACATCAGCGTTTATCTGTTCCATCTCCAAAAGAATCATAGAAACAGCATCTCCCCATTGATCGCTGCTAATCACGTCACCAGCGCCCTCGATCCGTTGGATCAGCGAATTTAGGCTCAAGCGGTCTGCCCTATAGTCATCAATAGACTGCCGAATTACAAAAAACTGCCGGTGAATTAGTTCGTCCATACCACCAACCTCATTTGGAATAATAGTAATGACCTGCCCACGCTCACCAGTTACAACCTTTACACCGTTGTCGCCAATATGCACAGTGGTGCCGGGCCTATTTCCTGGAGATTTTTTTCCATTTTGAATGGCATCCTCAATCGCAGAAGGAGGAACACCTCGCTCCTGGCCTCGGTCTAATTTTGCCCTGGGCATCCAGCAGATGGTCGAGCTGAGTGAGTTGCTGGCGAACCGCGCCCTGGACATCGCCGCGCCGCGCTGACGCCCCACACTAACTCAAGCCAAGTGAAACCTGTGGCGAGGGAGCTTGCTCTCGCTGGGCTGCGCAGCAGCCCCAATGGCCGGCACCTCGGTGGGTCAGATGTTTTGAAGGGGCTGGTTTTGGGGCCGCTTCGCAGCCCAGCGAGAGCGAGCTCCCTCGCCACAAAAGCAGTTATTCACACAGCCCAGGTTCGGTCAGTTCGGGCCAGGGTTCACACCGGCTTGGATTTGAGATTGCGCGCATACCAAGGTCGTTGCGGCACGCGGCGGAACAGTTCGGAGAGCTTTTTGTCATCGCTGCCGAAGGTAATGCGCAACGCCAGTTTCATGGTTTCCGGATCCATTTCCACCGAGCGTCCGACCTGTAGCCCCGGTGTGGTGCTGCAGCCATGGGTGTCCGGCCCTAGCCAGGGATCGGCGATTTCCACCCACCGGCCCGGGGCGAACCAGGGTACACCGTTGACCTTTAGCCGGCTCACTTCCCCCGGATGGAAACGTTCGTGAGCGCGGTACCAGTCTTCGAGGCGGTCGTCGATCCAGCCGTGGAAGGCCCAGAACACTGGGCTCACGTGGGAGGAAAACGGGTCGCCGAGGAAGTCGTTTTCCGGGGCATACCAGCGTGCGGCGAAGTCGTCCGGGTCGCGGGCGAACGGCACCGGGTGGCCGTTGGACGGATCACGGGGCACCGAGGCCCAGCGCATGTGCAGCCAGTCGTGCAGGCCCAGCTCCACTTCCGAGCCGAACTGGCCCAGGGTCAATTTCGCCAGGTAGCGCGGGTCGCGGTAGCGCGATTCCCAGACCTGGAAGTTGCTGTGGTAGGTCTCGGCGGTCTTGATGTCGCTGACCCACTGGGCGTATTGCTCGTCGCCGTCGGCCAGCCAGGTGGGCGGCAAGGCGGTGCCGTCGTGGTTGTCGAAATAGCGGGCGAACCCCTGGCGATCACGCTCCAGCTCCGGTTGCGGCAACGGAAAGCGCGGCCATGATGGCAGCGGCTGGAACGAACGCGCGGTGCCGAGCATGTGCCGGTGCATGAAAAAGAAGTCGATACCCGAGCCATTGCGATCCTTGCGCGGGCCGCGGGCGTCACGCTCCTGATCCCTAGGACCGGGCTGCCAACCGATGCCACGCAGGGCGTTGCGTTTGTCCTCGTCCAGGGTGTGCCATTTGTCCCGCGAGGCATGCCAGAGCTGGTGGAACAACCGATGCTCGGGCGACACCAGCCAGGCCAGCAACGCCGGGCTCAGGGGCGTGCGTTCCCGGGCTTCGGGAAACGGTTGCTTGCGGGCGATGAATTGGTTGTCGAGTTCCGGCAGGGCCAACGGACGGTCCAGCCGCGACACACGGCCGCTGAGGGTCGCGCTGCCGGCATTGCCGAAACCGGCCCAGACTTCGTCCAGGGTCATGGTGAACTCATAGTCCGGCGCGCCACCCGAGGCCTGGGCGCCGATCAAGCGCCAGCTCAGTTGCTTCGGGTCGGTGCCGGCCAAATCCCCCAACACCCGATAACGGGGTTCATCCCCGGCACGCAGGCGTTCGGCGGTGTCGAGGTAACCCACCAGGCCACGGCCCTTGTGGCCGATATCGAGGAACACTTGCAGATCGTCCCGGGGCAAGCCGTCGAGACCGGCATCGCGCCCGGTGAAGCGGATGCTCCAGATCCCCCGCAGCGTATCGGCCCGGCGTTGGCCTGCCACATCCGCCACATCGAACGAGGCCTCGCCGGGGGTGATGGTGGGGTCCGGCCGGGTCAGTTCGCGATGCCCGTAATACACCGCAGGCACGGCGGCACCGGTCAGCGCCAGGCCTGCCATGAACCATCGTCGAGAAATCGTCATTGCCTTACCTGTGTTCGGCCCTGGAGCGGGCTTTATCCAAGCTAGAACGAGGGGTGGGGGGACAAATTTAAAGGCTCGGCATACACAGCTTGATCTGGGTACATCCGCAAGAGGTCGGGTGGCTTTAAGGTCGCCTTCGCGAGCAAGCCCGCTCCCACATTGGAACTGGGTACATTCGGTAGAGACTGGTTAGCTGAAAGGTCGCCTCGCGAACAAGCTTTGCTCCCACAGGGAATTTGCAACACGCCCACCTGTGGGAGCAAAGCTTGCTCGCGATGGCGGCCTTGAGAACGCCTAAATTTCCCCGCCGATCACTCGTTCTCCCCAGATAGCAAAGGCCCCTGCGCCTGTCCTTCCAAGGCGAACCTGACTGAGATCGGCAATGACAACACCACGTTCGAAAAAGGCTCTTTTCATCGGTGTGCCCCTGGCCCTGGCGCTGGCCGTGGGTGGCGGCCTGGCGGCCTGGGACCATTGGTGGCGGGACAACCCCGGCTACCCGGTCAAGGTGATGAAAGAGGCCAAGGAGCTGCACGAGCACCTGCTGTCCTTCGACAGCCACATCACCGTACCGCTGGATTTCGGCACCGCCGGCAACGAAGCCGACAAGGACGGCAGCGGCCAGTTCGACCTGGTGAAAGCCAATCGCGGGCAGCTCTCCGGCGCGGCGCTGACGGTGTTCGGCTGGCCCGAGATCTGGAACGGCCTCAACGCCCCGCACAAGCCCACCGCCGGTTTCGTCGAAGAGGCGCGCAACCAGCAGGAGGTGCGCTACAAGATCATCACCGGCCTGGTCCGGGACTTCCCCAACCAGGTCGCCATCGCCTACACCCCGGATGATTTCCGGCGCCTGCATGGCGAAGGCAAGTTCGCGATTTTCATCAGCATGCTCAACGCCTATCCGCTGGGACACGACCTGAGCCTACTGGACCTGTGGACGGCGCGCGGCATGCGCATGTTCGGCTTCAGCTACATCGGCAACAACGACTGGGCCGACTCCTCACGCCCGCTGCCGTTCTTCAACGACTCGCCCGACGCCCTCGGCGGCCTGTCGGAGATTGGCAAGCAGGCCGTGACGCGCCTGAACGACCTCGGCGTGATCATCGACGTCTCGCAAATGTCGACCCCGGCCCTGGAACAAGTCGCGCAACTGAGCCGCACACCACTGGTGGCTTCCCATTCGGCGCCACGGGCCATGGTGGATATTCCGCGTAACCTCAGCGACAAGGAAATGCAACTGATCAAGGCCAGCGGCGGCGTGGTGCAGATCGTTGGTTTCTCCCAGTACCTGCGCCCACTGACGCAAAAGACCCAGGACAAACTCAACGCCCTGCGCGAGCGTTTCGACCTGCCGCCGCTGCCGAACCTGGCGATGGCGCTGATGCCCGGCGACCCGATCATTGCCGCCTGGCCGGAACAGAAGTTCGGCCAGTACGCCAGCCAGCTCTACGCCATTCTGGAGGAAGAACCCAAGGCCAACCTCAAGGACCTGGGCGATGCCATCGATTACACCGTGCGCAAGATCGGCATCGACCACGTCGGCATCAGCTCCGACTTCAACGAAGGCGGCGGCGTCAAAGGCTGGGAGAACGTCGGCGACATCCGCAACGTCACCGCCGAACTGCTGACCCGTGGCTACTCCGAAGCCGACATCGCCAAACTGTGGGGCGGCAATTTCCTGCGGGTCTGGGATCAGGTCCAGCAAGCCGCAAAACCCGCATTGGCCTCGAACCAGAAGGCCGTCCAGCCATGAATGAACGCCGTACCTTTCTCAAGCAAGCCGGGATCCTCGCCGCCGGCCTGCCACTGGCCGCAAGCCTCCCCGCCACTGCCGTCGCCGATTCGCTACCGCCACTGCCGCGCAACAAATGGGCACAGTTGCGCACGCTGTTCGACCAGGATCCCGACTACCTGCACTTCTCCAATTTCCTGGTTACCACCCACCCGCGCCCGGTGCGCGAGGCCATCGAAAAGCACCGTGCAGCCCTGGACAAAAACCCGGGGTTGTTGATGGACTGGGATTTGGGCGTCACCGAGGAACGCGAGGAAAACGTGCGGACCTGGGCCGGACGTTATCTGCAAGCGAACCCGAAGCAGATCGCTCTGACCGGCAGCACCACCGAGGGCCTGGCGATGATCTACGGCGGCGTCCAGGTGGCGGCAGATCAGGAAATCCTCACCACCGCCCACGAACATTACGCCACCCACACCATTCTCGAGCTGCGCACCCAACGGGACGGCACCCGGGTGCGCAAAATCAAGCTATTCGAAAACGCCCACGACGCCAGCCACGAGCAAATCCTCACCGCCATCGAGCACAACATCCGCCCCGAAACCCGGGTGCTGGGCATGACCTGGGTGCATTCGGGCAGCGGCGTGAAACTGCCGATCGACAAGATCGGCGCGCTGGTGGACAAGCACAACCTGGGCCGCAGCGAGGAGCAACGGATCATTTACGTGGTGGACGGCGTGCACGGCTTCGGCGTCGAGGATCTGGACTTCCCGGCGATGAATTGCGACTTCTTCATCGCCGGCACTCACAAATGGATGTTCGGACCGCGAGGCACCGGCCTGGTATGCAGCCGCAGCGAGGAGGTCAAGTACGTCACACCGATCATTCCGACCTTCTCCGAAGCCATGGCGTTTTCCACCACCATGACGCCCGGCGGTTACCACGCCTTCGAGCATCGCTGGGCGGCGGACGAAGCGTTCAAGCTGCACCTGCAACTGGGCAAGGCCGAGGTGCAGGCGCGCATTCATGCCCTCAACACCTACCTGAAAAAACAGCTGGTGGCACTGCCGCAGATCGAACTGGTCACGCCCCTGAGCCCGGACCTGTCAGCGGGCTTCACCTTCTTCCGGGTCAAGGGTCGCGACAGCGATGAGATCGCCGGCTACCTGATGAAGAACCGCGTGATCGCCGACGCCGTGCATCGCGACGCTGGGCCGGTGATCCGCACTGCGCCGGGGTTGCTCAACACCGAAGCCGAGATCGACCGCTTCATGGGCTTGCTGAGCAAGACACTCTGAACCTGATTTTATCGAGAGAAATGGATGAACAGTTTTTCCTTGACGCTACTCCCCGCACTGGCCCTCGCCGCCCTGCTGCCCTCCGGCGCCCAGGCCTCGCAACCGGGCCAGGTTTTTCGCGACTGCAAGGACTGCCCGGAAATGGTCGTGCTGCCCACCGGCACCTTCCAGATGGGCACCCCGGAAGACGAAGTGGGCCGCGAGCCCGACGAGGGGCCGATGCACCCGGTGACGTTCGCCAAGCCACTGGCGATCAGCCGCTTCCAAGTCTTGAAGGGCGAATGGTTCGCCTACCTGCACGATACCGGTTACCAGATGCCCGATGGCGACAAGCGCCCCGGCCGCGCCTGTAAGGCCGGCATCCCCGACTATCAGGGCAGCGACCCGCGCAAGCAATACACCGACCGGCACCCGGCGGTGTGCATGGATTTCGCCGAGGCCAACGCTTACGTGGCGTGGTTGTCGAAAAAAACCGGCAAGCACTACCGGTTGGTCAGCGAATCCCTGCGCGAGTACGCGGCGCGCGGCGGCAGCACCGGCCCGTTCCCCTTCCCGTTCGACGAGGGCAAGGAATACAGCATCGCCCAACACGCCAACACCTACGGCGCGGCCGACGGCTACAACTTCACCGCACCGGCCGGCAGCTTCGCGCCCAATGCCTTTGGCGTGTACGACATGCACGGCAACATCTACGAATGGACCGCCGACTGCTACAACGAAAACTACGTGGGCGCCCCCAGCGACGGCAGCGCCTGGCTGACCGGCAAGTGCGAGTTCAAGCGCATCCGCGGCAACGACTGGGGCGAGGCACCGGTGTTCTCCCGCTCCGGCAACCGCAACGCCTTGGTGCCAAGTGATCGCGGCGACTGGATCGGTTTTCGGGTGGCGCGGGATATGTAGGCCGAACACAGCACGGCCCCATGTGGGAGCAAAGCTTGCTCGCGATGCAGACACCTCGATTCCACAGAGAACCGCATCGCCTTCATCGCGGGCAAGCCTTGCTCCCACAGGATAAATTCCCCTCCCCTCCAATCGTTCTAAAGATGGGCACAACCCAATCCAGCGCGCCTGCGCCCTAAAGCCCTCCCGGCAACCACCCGCGATGGCCTTCGACCTTTTCATCAAGCAGGGAAACCTCCATGAGCCAACCAACACGCGGGGTGATCAATGAACTGTTCAGCCTGCTCAAACCCTTCCGGCTGATTGTCGTAGGCTCCATCCTCTTGGGCATGCTGGGCGGCCTGAGCATCACCGCCCTGCTGGCAACCATCAACGACGCCCTGAACGCCGCCACAGCACCCACACCCCAGGTGCTGGCGACGTTCGCCGGGCTTTGCGCGGCGGCGCTGTTGACCTCGATTCTTTCCGACATCGGCACCAACCATGTCGGGCAGAACATCATCGCCGAGCTGCGTAAATCCCTGGGCAAGAAAGTCTTGCTGGCGCCCATCGAGCAGATCGAACGCTATCGCAGCCATCGGCTCATCCCGGTGTTGACCCACGACGTCAACACCGTCAGCGACTTCGCCTTTTCTTTCGCCCCGCTGGCCATTGCCTTCACGGTCACCCTCGGTTGCCTGGGTTACCTGGCCTACCTGTCACTGCCGATGTTCTTGCTGCTGCTGGTGGCCCTGGTGATCGGCACGGTCGTGCAGTACCTGGCGCGGGCCCATGGCATCAGGGGTTTCGAAGCCGCCCGCGAGGCCGAAGACGCGCTGCAAAAACACTACGGCGCCATCGCCGCCGGGGCCAAGGAACTGCGCATTCATCGCCCACGTCGCCAGCGCATGTTCAGCCAGCGCATCGAAGCGACCGCCGATTACATCTGCGAAACCAACATCCGTTCGGTCAACACCTTCGTGGTGGCCAAGACCTTCGGCTCGATGCTGTTCTTTGTGGTCATTGGTCTGGTCCTGGCCCTGCAATCACTGTGGCTAGGCACGGATAAAGCCGTGCTCAGCGGTTTCGTGCTGGTGCTGCTGTACATGAAGGGCCCGCTGGAATACCTGGTGATGACCTTGCCGGTGATCAGCCGGGCACACATTGCCTTCCAGCGCATTGCCGAGCTTGACGAGCAGTTTTCCTCACCGGAGCCCCACCTGCTGCTAGACGACAAGAGCGTTGCCAAGCCGACGCTCCGGCAGCTTGAACTGCGTGATGTGCACTACGCCTTCCCGGTGGTCGAAGGCAGCCAACCCTTCGCCCTGGGACCGGTCAACCTGTCCATCGCCCAAGGTGACATTGTGTTCATCGTCGGCGAGAACGGTGGCGGCAAGACCACGCTGATCAAATTGCTGCTGGGTCTCTACTTCCCCCAGGGCGGCGAAATCCTCCTGGACGGCGCGCCGGTAAGGGCCGCGCAGCGGGACGATTATCGCCAATTGTTCACCACGATTTTTGCCGACTACTACCTGTTCGATGAGCTGGTCCAGGGCGACCAGCAGGTGCCCAAAGACGC includes:
- a CDS encoding efflux transporter outer membrane subunit is translated as MKAHLTLLATGLLLAACASPLPAPDSGIQPPAAWQNLDTPSTRADNQQWWTQFGSPQLNRLIEQARLDSHDLAAAMARVRQAQASAVIAGAPLLPEIRAGLNGNRQELLRGKGYSQLDVDRNNRTIDYYDANLSASYELDFWGGKRAARDSALSTLSASQFDRATVELTLLSSVANSYTQALSLNEQQRIAELNLANAQRVLDLVQTRYDAGSATALELSQQKSLVAAQQRRLPQVQQQARDALITLAALLGQPVQSVRLDAENFDRLHWPSIDAGVPSDLLRRRPDIAAAEARLSAAQADITVARAAMLPSVTLGLSLGTGADIADQLLRNNFYNLTAGLAAPIFNNGRLSAERDRATTRQEELLELYRAAIINGFADVEKALNSIHGLDQQRQWQAEELHQAQTAFDLAQSRYQAGAEDLLTVLETQRTLYAAQDMNVQLRLARVQASVALYRALGGGWEVM
- a CDS encoding DUF6124 family protein, translating into MFKITPNPPEDNSKKLNEAADRALAFYLDPKSENPIPPPGQLFTVAEGADLECLLANLSETLASVNVMANELAFDLEGTRRSFALGIQQMVELSELLANRALDIAAPR
- a CDS encoding PvdJ/PvdD/PvdP-like protein — protein: MTISRRWFMAGLALTGAAVPAVYYGHRELTRPDPTITPGEASFDVADVAGQRRADTLRGIWSIRFTGRDAGLDGLPRDDLQVFLDIGHKGRGLVGYLDTAERLRAGDEPRYRVLGDLAGTDPKQLSWRLIGAQASGGAPDYEFTMTLDEVWAGFGNAGSATLSGRVSRLDRPLALPELDNQFIARKQPFPEARERTPLSPALLAWLVSPEHRLFHQLWHASRDKWHTLDEDKRNALRGIGWQPGPRDQERDARGPRKDRNGSGIDFFFMHRHMLGTARSFQPLPSWPRFPLPQPELERDRQGFARYFDNHDGTALPPTWLADGDEQYAQWVSDIKTAETYHSNFQVWESRYRDPRYLAKLTLGQFGSEVELGLHDWLHMRWASVPRDPSNGHPVPFARDPDDFAARWYAPENDFLGDPFSSHVSPVFWAFHGWIDDRLEDWYRAHERFHPGEVSRLKVNGVPWFAPGRWVEIADPWLGPDTHGCSTTPGLQVGRSVEMDPETMKLALRITFGSDDKKLSELFRRVPQRPWYARNLKSKPV
- the pvdM gene encoding pyoverdine-tailoring dipeptidase-like protein PvdM, giving the protein MTTPRSKKALFIGVPLALALAVGGGLAAWDHWWRDNPGYPVKVMKEAKELHEHLLSFDSHITVPLDFGTAGNEADKDGSGQFDLVKANRGQLSGAALTVFGWPEIWNGLNAPHKPTAGFVEEARNQQEVRYKIITGLVRDFPNQVAIAYTPDDFRRLHGEGKFAIFISMLNAYPLGHDLSLLDLWTARGMRMFGFSYIGNNDWADSSRPLPFFNDSPDALGGLSEIGKQAVTRLNDLGVIIDVSQMSTPALEQVAQLSRTPLVASHSAPRAMVDIPRNLSDKEMQLIKASGGVVQIVGFSQYLRPLTQKTQDKLNALRERFDLPPLPNLAMALMPGDPIIAAWPEQKFGQYASQLYAILEEEPKANLKDLGDAIDYTVRKIGIDHVGISSDFNEGGGVKGWENVGDIRNVTAELLTRGYSEADIAKLWGGNFLRVWDQVQQAAKPALASNQKAVQP
- a CDS encoding aminotransferase class V-fold PLP-dependent enzyme, giving the protein MNERRTFLKQAGILAAGLPLAASLPATAVADSLPPLPRNKWAQLRTLFDQDPDYLHFSNFLVTTHPRPVREAIEKHRAALDKNPGLLMDWDLGVTEEREENVRTWAGRYLQANPKQIALTGSTTEGLAMIYGGVQVAADQEILTTAHEHYATHTILELRTQRDGTRVRKIKLFENAHDASHEQILTAIEHNIRPETRVLGMTWVHSGSGVKLPIDKIGALVDKHNLGRSEEQRIIYVVDGVHGFGVEDLDFPAMNCDFFIAGTHKWMFGPRGTGLVCSRSEEVKYVTPIIPTFSEAMAFSTTMTPGGYHAFEHRWAADEAFKLHLQLGKAEVQARIHALNTYLKKQLVALPQIELVTPLSPDLSAGFTFFRVKGRDSDEIAGYLMKNRVIADAVHRDAGPVIRTAPGLLNTEAEIDRFMGLLSKTL
- a CDS encoding formylglycine-generating enzyme family protein encodes the protein MNSFSLTLLPALALAALLPSGAQASQPGQVFRDCKDCPEMVVLPTGTFQMGTPEDEVGREPDEGPMHPVTFAKPLAISRFQVLKGEWFAYLHDTGYQMPDGDKRPGRACKAGIPDYQGSDPRKQYTDRHPAVCMDFAEANAYVAWLSKKTGKHYRLVSESLREYAARGGSTGPFPFPFDEGKEYSIAQHANTYGAADGYNFTAPAGSFAPNAFGVYDMHGNIYEWTADCYNENYVGAPSDGSAWLTGKCEFKRIRGNDWGEAPVFSRSGNRNALVPSDRGDWIGFRVARDM